The following proteins come from a genomic window of Lycium ferocissimum isolate CSIRO_LF1 chromosome 4, AGI_CSIRO_Lferr_CH_V1, whole genome shotgun sequence:
- the LOC132054226 gene encoding uncharacterized protein LOC132054226 — protein sequence MENLTKREFVALDISGNSYMSWILDAEIHLNAMGLADTIKDKNEASNQDRAKAMIFLRHHLDENLKMEYLTVKDPLTLWNDLRDRYDHLKMVILPQANYDWLHLRLQDFKYIKAYNSAMFKIISQLKLCGQNVTEHDMLEKTFSTFPASSMLLQQQYREMRFKKYCELIAHLLVAEQHNELLMKNHESRPTGTAPFPEVNEANFNNFRRGRGRGPSRGHCRGRGRNFIMILVLHQIIPFITSSVKRRRKSMKLCKRKIQKINASDVEGRGIGHVPVVRQST from the coding sequence ATGGAAAATCTTACTAAACGTGAATTTGTAGCCTTAGATATATCCGGCAATAGCTATATGTCTTGGATTCTTGATGCCGAGATTCACCTTAATGCGATGGGTCTGGCAGACaccatcaaagataaaaatgaggCATCAAACCAAGACCGTGCCAAGGCAATGATATTCCTCCGCCATCatcttgatgagaatttgaaaatggaatatctcaCGGTTAAAGATCCTCTTACGCTATGGAATGATCTGAGAGATAGATATGATCACCTGAAGATGGTCATACTACCACAAGCAAATTATGATTGGCTCCATTTAAGGCTACaagattttaaatatattaaggCATATAATTCTGCaatgtttaaaattatttctcaGTTAAAATTATGTGGTCAAAATGTTACTGAGCATGATATGCTGGAGAAAACATTCTCCACTTTTCCCGCCTCGAGTATGCTCCTGCAGCAGCAGTACCGAGAAATGAGGTTCAAGAAATATTGTGAACTCATTGCACATCTTTTAGTTGCTGAACAACATAAcgaattattaatgaaaaatcatgaaagtcgACCTACTGGTACTGctccattccctgaagtgaatgagGCAAACTTTAACAATTTTAGGCGAGGAAGAGGTCGTGGCCCCAGTCGTGGTCATTGCCGTGGTCGAGGAAGGAATTTTATCATGATTCTCGTATTGCACCAAATAATACCCTTCATCACCAGCAGTGtaaaaagaaggaggaaaagCATGAAGTTGTGCAAAAgaaaaattcagaaaataaatgctTCCGATGTGGAGGGAAGGGGCATTGGCCACGTACCTGTCGTACGCCAAAGCACCTAG